A genomic region of Scyliorhinus canicula chromosome 4, sScyCan1.1, whole genome shotgun sequence contains the following coding sequences:
- the LOC119964842 gene encoding regulator of G-protein signaling 21-like isoform X1 gives MPELTFPQDTTTSLKEVSNFGSIATEVPEKRKAKNLAKDLKTRLFSILSNSNSQHPPIKFVPNMSANLNLSISLTLEEAMEWSKSLDVLLADPCGLAAFRAFLKSEFSEENIDFWLVCEDYKKTKSSAKLDSKAQHIYTEFIKSDAPKQVNIDGNTRDLVSKSILRPTSACFEVAQRIIFSLMETDSYPRFLKSDAYLNLINKAQGSNNNR, from the exons ATGCCTGAACTCACGTTCCCTCAGGACACAACCACCAGTTTGAAAGAAGTCAGCAACTTTGGTTCTATTGCAACTGAAGTTCCAGAGAAAAGGAAAGCAAAGAATCT AGCTAAGGACCTGAAGACTCGTCTGTTCTCCATACTATCCAACTCCAATTCTCAACATCCACCTATAAAATTTGTACCCAACATGTCAGCAAACCTCAACTTGTCCATTAG CCTCACTCTTGAGGAAGCAATGGAATGGTCCAAGTCTTTGGACGTACTACTGGCTGATCCAT GTGGCCTTGCTGCATTCAGGGCTTTCCTCAAGTCAGAGTTTAGTGAGGAGAACATTGACTTCTGGCTGGTCTGTGAGGATTACAAGAAAACCAAATCTTCTGCAAAATTAGACTCCAAGGCTCAACATATttacacagaattcataaagagtGATGCCCCAAAGCAA GTCAACATTGATGGTAACACAAGGGATCTGGTCAGCAAAAGTATTCTACGGCCAACCTCTGCTTGTTTTGAGGTAGCCCAGAGAATTATCTTCAGCCTGATGGAGACAGACTCTTACCCCAGGTTCTTAAAGTCAGATGCCTACTTAAACCTGATAAACAAGGCACAGGGCAGCAACAACAATCGTTAA
- the LOC119964842 gene encoding regulator of G-protein signaling 21-like isoform X2: MSANLNLSISLTLEEAMEWSKSLDVLLADPCGLAAFRAFLKSEFSEENIDFWLVCEDYKKTKSSAKLDSKAQHIYTEFIKSDAPKQVNIDGNTRDLVSKSILRPTSACFEVAQRIIFSLMETDSYPRFLKSDAYLNLINKAQGSNNNR; encoded by the exons ATGTCAGCAAACCTCAACTTGTCCATTAG CCTCACTCTTGAGGAAGCAATGGAATGGTCCAAGTCTTTGGACGTACTACTGGCTGATCCAT GTGGCCTTGCTGCATTCAGGGCTTTCCTCAAGTCAGAGTTTAGTGAGGAGAACATTGACTTCTGGCTGGTCTGTGAGGATTACAAGAAAACCAAATCTTCTGCAAAATTAGACTCCAAGGCTCAACATATttacacagaattcataaagagtGATGCCCCAAAGCAA GTCAACATTGATGGTAACACAAGGGATCTGGTCAGCAAAAGTATTCTACGGCCAACCTCTGCTTGTTTTGAGGTAGCCCAGAGAATTATCTTCAGCCTGATGGAGACAGACTCTTACCCCAGGTTCTTAAAGTCAGATGCCTACTTAAACCTGATAAACAAGGCACAGGGCAGCAACAACAATCGTTAA